The Medicago truncatula cultivar Jemalong A17 chromosome 4, MtrunA17r5.0-ANR, whole genome shotgun sequence genome includes a region encoding these proteins:
- the LOC25494404 gene encoding non-specific lipid-transfer protein, whose protein sequence is MASMKVACVLLMMCIIVAPMAEAAITCGTVTGSLAPCIGYLKGGSGPSAACCGGVKRLNSAATTTPDRQAACNCLKSAAGAISGLNPNIAAGLPGKCGVNIPYKISTSTNCATIRA, encoded by the coding sequence ATGGCAAGCATGAAGGTAGCATGTGTTCTTTTGATGATGTGCATCATTGTTGCACCTATGGCTGAAGCTGCAATCACATGTGGAACAGTAACTGGTTCTCTTGCTCCATGCATTGGATATCTTAAAGGTGGTTCTGGTCCATCTGCAGCATGCTGTGGTGGAGTCAAGAGACTTAACAGTGCCGCCACTACCACGCCTGACCGTCAGGCTGCTTGCAACTGCTTGAAAAGTGCTGCTGGTGCTATTTCTGGTTTGAATCCTAACATAGCTGCTGGTCTCCCTGGCAAATGTGGTGTTAACATTCCATACAAGATCAGTACCTCTACCAACTGTGCTAC
- the LOC120575797 gene encoding non-specific lipid-transfer protein has translation MANMKIACVVLMMCMIVAPMADAAISCGTVTSALGPCIGYLKGGPGPSPACCGGVKRLNGAAATTPDRQAACNCLKQAAGAISGLNTAAASALPGKCGVNIPYKISTSTNCATIRA, from the exons atGGCAAACATGAAGATAGCATGTGTTGTTTTGATGATGTGCATGATTGTTGCACCTATGGCAGATGCTGCAATCTCATGTGGAACAGTAACTAGTGCTCTTGGTCCATGCATTGGATATCTTAAAGGTGGTCCTGGTCCATCTCCAGCATGCTGTGGTGGAGTCAAGAGACTTAACGGTGCCGCCGCCACCACACCTGACCGTCAGGCTGCATGCAACTGCTTGAAACAAGCTGCTGGTGCTATTTCAGGTTTGAATACCGCTGCAGCTTCTGCTCTCCCTGGCAAATGTGGTGTTAACATTCCATACAAGATCAGTACCTCCACCAACTGTGCTAC CATCAGggcatga